A single region of the Gammaproteobacteria bacterium genome encodes:
- a CDS encoding chromosome partitioning protein, translating to MNPELPDLRPTPEIITVVGTFNGAGKTTTSMNLAVAFAASGRSILLIDLDSRGSIGGSLIRGWYEDGGSSRLFTNTAITREMIAATEIPDLFLLPSEEGLNAVEQHLTPVGDSRTRLAQSLETLRSLSIRFDLVLVNCPSNLSLITLNALVAAHWVLIPISTATNVPADSGLSTLLTTIQRIRGGMKQPLRGVYLLPTLQTDTKNALVSSLRNGYGPMTLALSIPWSQKVIEAGQYGKPVLVYAPHDPVSAAYLDLATKWLELINYHGASPDAPRQFFFPVSEEDTKYEGQYHSKDSALIRQVMEKRILAWLIDPSCLLYDVDEAKRQPEPRVLEELIQLTRQNISASKSPLGNNRERLLDSQASIPANNFFIKLPFIRKTWNIRRWLFLVLVVIIILISLFLFIPPLLRFELAALLIGRAQYWDSGSTLLFRADEIAYRELILGAKMVGNNRAQIFACGEEAQAKGAVVICPVAISPE from the coding sequence ATGAATCCAGAACTTCCTGATCTCAGGCCTACTCCTGAAATAATCACGGTCGTTGGCACTTTTAATGGCGCAGGCAAAACAACGACCTCAATGAACCTGGCAGTGGCATTTGCCGCTTCGGGACGCTCTATATTACTAATTGATTTAGATTCTCGCGGCAGTATTGGCGGGTCCTTAATTCGCGGGTGGTACGAGGATGGTGGATCATCACGTCTTTTTACCAATACTGCCATAACCAGGGAAATGATTGCTGCTACGGAAATTCCGGATTTATTTTTGCTCCCTTCCGAAGAAGGATTAAACGCCGTCGAGCAACATTTGACGCCGGTAGGGGATAGCCGTACTCGTCTCGCGCAAAGTTTGGAAACTCTTCGATCATTATCAATACGCTTTGATTTGGTTCTTGTTAATTGCCCTTCCAACCTCAGCCTTATTACTCTAAATGCTTTGGTTGCTGCGCATTGGGTACTCATCCCTATATCAACTGCGACCAATGTTCCTGCTGATTCAGGATTGTCGACATTGCTAACAACCATTCAGCGGATCCGGGGCGGAATGAAGCAACCATTGCGTGGGGTATATCTACTTCCAACCCTGCAAACCGACACGAAAAATGCTCTGGTTAGCTCTCTGCGTAATGGATACGGGCCAATGACTCTGGCGCTGTCGATTCCCTGGAGCCAAAAAGTCATAGAGGCTGGGCAGTATGGAAAACCAGTGTTGGTCTATGCTCCGCATGATCCAGTAAGTGCGGCCTACCTCGATCTGGCCACGAAATGGCTGGAATTAATCAATTATCACGGTGCCAGCCCCGACGCACCACGGCAATTTTTCTTTCCTGTTTCCGAGGAAGACACTAAATACGAAGGACAATACCATTCAAAAGATAGCGCATTGATTCGGCAGGTAATGGAAAAACGAATCCTGGCATGGTTGATTGATCCTTCATGTCTGCTGTACGACGTTGACGAAGCGAAACGTCAACCCGAACCCAGGGTGCTTGAAGAATTAATCCAACTGACCCGGCAAAATATTTCTGCCTCAAAATCTCCATTAGGAAATAATCGGGAACGTCTACTTGATTCTCAGGCATCCATCCCTGCAAACAATTTTTTTATTAAATTGCCATTCATCCGCAAAACATGGAATATACGTCGTTGGTTATTCTTGGTGCTGGTTGTGATAATAATTTTGATTTCGCTATTTTTATTCATCCCGCCATTACTACGTTTTGAATTGGCCGCTTTGCTAATTGGTCGTGCGCAATATTGGGATTCCGGCAGCACTCTTTTGTTCAGAGCGGATGAAATAGCCTATAGAGAATTAATCCTGGGAGCAAAAATGGTTGGTAACAATCGAGCACAAATTTTTGCTTGTGGAGAAGAAGCCCAAGCCAAGGGAGCCGTGGTAATCTGCCCGGTGGCAATATCGCCAGAATAA
- a CDS encoding hypothetical protein (Evidence 5 : Unknown function) — MNLWWVSWTLLGAALLGGGAWLGLGIWWWSRKKSRRRANSPAQIEKQPVQNQFIEKFVSVESPSQPSPENDTPTNSEGLTTKQSSSSPENVMWRPPPRESLLHRQQVKTKLAKPADRIESSRAHRASQLRSNFSSFPATEPSLRSNLPPFPTAEPISPPQPANSASTKLIKPKPFDSKIGRQRQGLESLVNVAPHVESVSNHGQEPLDSTGSMGFHAEDL; from the coding sequence GTGAATCTTTGGTGGGTGTCGTGGACACTGCTGGGTGCCGCTCTTCTTGGCGGGGGAGCATGGTTGGGGTTGGGAATATGGTGGTGGTCCAGAAAAAAATCACGTCGTAGGGCAAATTCACCCGCGCAAATAGAAAAACAACCCGTGCAGAATCAATTTATAGAAAAATTTGTCAGCGTGGAATCACCCTCTCAGCCGTCACCTGAAAATGACACGCCAACTAATTCTGAAGGCTTAACTACAAAACAATCCTCTAGTAGCCCTGAGAATGTCATGTGGCGTCCGCCTCCACGAGAATCACTATTGCATCGTCAACAGGTTAAAACCAAACTGGCCAAACCTGCGGATCGGATTGAAAGTTCACGCGCGCATCGTGCTTCTCAGCTACGTTCCAATTTTTCTTCTTTTCCTGCGACTGAACCTTCATTACGTTCCAATTTGCCACCTTTTCCGACGGCTGAACCAATTTCTCCTCCCCAACCCGCTAATTCTGCCAGCACGAAGTTAATTAAACCGAAACCTTTTGATTCAAAAATTGGCAGGCAACGTCAGGGGCTGGAAAGTTTGGTGAATGTGGCACCACATGTGGAATCAGTATCCAATCATGGTCAAGAACCTCTCGACTCTACTGGATCAATGGGTTTCCACGCCGAGGATCTATGA